AAAGTAATTTGAAGGCATTGAGCATTTCATCAACAAAAATTCTCGCCATCAATGATCCGAATTAAATCCGGGTAGTTTTACTTTTGGTCCAAGCTCTTTTACTTTATAAGCTACTCATATCGATTACAAACCGATACAGCACATCTCCTTTTTCCAGTCGCTCCATGGCTGTATGGATCTCCTGTATTTTGATCACTTCCACATCGGATACGATATTATGTTCCGCGCAGAAGTCCAGCATTTCCTGGGTCTGGGCCAGGCCTCCTGCACCGGAACCGGCCACCACCTTATTACCTGCGGCGAGGCTGAATGAAGGGATGGACCAGGGTTTTGCGGGCATCCCCACGTTAATGTAAACACCATTGGTTTTTAATGCGGCGATGTAAGGATTGATATCGTGATCGGCAGCTACGGTGTCGATCATGAAATGGAAGGAACGTTGTACGGATTTGAATTGCTCTTCGTCGGTAGTGACCACGAAATGATGTGCGCCGAGTTTCAAAGCGGCTTCCTTTTTCCGGGCGGAGGTACTGAGTACGGTGACCTCTGCCCCGAATGCTACGGCGAATTTCACGGCCATGTGACCAAGACCACCTAAGCCCACTACTGCAACTTTATGGCCCTTACCTACCTGCCAGTTGCGCAGAGGAGAATAGGTGGTGATACCTGCGCATAAGAGCGGTGCGACACCTTCCAGGGGCAGTGTATCAGCAATATGATGAACGAATTCCTCGCGCACTACGATGAGGTTGGAATAACCACCATAAGCGGGTGTGCCGTCTTTCTGCAGATTACCATATGTCTGCACGGGACTCACCTGGCAGAATTGCTCCTGGTCATTGCGGCAGTCTTCGCATTCCATGCAGGCATCTACCATTACACCTACCCCACCAAGATCTCCAACCTTGAATTTAGTAACATGTGCACCGGCTTCGATCACCCGGCCTACGATCTCATGACCGGGCACCATCGGGAAGATACCGGGAAACCAGTCGTTCCTGATCATATGCAGGTCTGTGTGGCATACACCACAGTATAATATTTCAATCAGTACATCATGAGACGTAAGGGCTCTTCTTTCGAAGGTCCAGGGAGAGAGTACTGTGCCGGTTTGCAGGGCGGCGTATCCTTTGGCTGCTATCATATATCAGGTTTTAGGTCAAAGTTAGGATGGGGCCATTCGGGAGAATTCAATTATTCAAAGTGAAAATTATAGTTTTCAAACAAAACAACAGGTTGCAGGGGCTTAGTAGTACAATAAGTTTGCAATGAGCCGCATGGAATGACAATGCAGGAATTCTTTGACAGGTGCCAGGAGGAGTGACCCTTCGAAAATATTTTCAGATACCCCTGACATAGGGCTGTCATATCCCCCTGATAGCTTTGTGGTATAAACCAAAAGTTAATGATCACTCAATTTGCACACTTAAACCGGATGAGCGTAGCCATCACATTTGTAGCCTATTTTATGCCGGGGGCCCGGCTGATCAGCGGTAGCTATCGCCTGGTGGGCATCCTTATTGTCAATTTGACCTTAATAGCGAAGAAGTAATGGAAGCAGTTACCTTTTGTCCGGCGAACCGGCAGGAATGGCGGCAGTGGCTCCAGGAAAACCATGAAAATGCGGCTTCTGTGTGGCTGGTTTATTACAAAAAAAAGGCGAATCGCGCTACGCTCAGCTGGAGTGAGGCTGTAGATGAAGCCCTTTGTTTTGGATGGATTGACAGTACCGCCCGGCCTATTGACGAAGAAAAATTTATGCAATTCTTCACGAAGCGAAAAGCGGGCAGTGCCTGGTCAAAGATCAACAAAGAAAAAGTAAAGCGCCTCACGGCTGCCGGGCTGATGATGCCGGCAGGCAGGAAATGCATAGCCCTGGCCCGAAAAAACGGTAGCTGGTCTATATTGGATGAGGTCGAAGCACTGAAAATTCCTGATGACCTGGAGAAAGCTTTTAAGGCCAGACGTGGTTCAAAGGCTTATTTTACAGGTTTAAGCCGGTCGGTGCAAAAAACTTATCTGCAAAAATTGGTACTGGCTAAACGACCGGAAACACGGTTAAAAAGGATTCAGGAAATAGTCAACCTGGGAGAGTGAACGAAGATCGTTTGCTCTCCTTTTATTTTTATCCTCAGAAATTATTAAATGCTATTAAATTAACATACATTTACCCCAAAACATTAACGTAAATTGTCTTTTTCGTATTACCTCCTACAACTTGTTGCTTACGGCGTAGCACGCTTACCGTTCAGGGTATTGTACCTGCTATCTGACGTAATGTATGTGCTGCTTTACTACGTTCTTTCTTACAGGAAAAAGGTAGTCATGACCAACCTCCGTACTTCCTTCCCGGAGAAGTCGGAAAAAGAACTGAAAAGGATCTGCAAGGATTTTTACCATTATCTCTGCGACATGTTCCTGGAAACATTCAAGACGCTTACCATCAGCAGGGAAGACATGGTGAAAAGGTGTGAGTTTACACCAGCTACCATCGCCCTCTTTAACCAGCTGGCGGAGGATGGCAAGAGTGTCATCCTGGTAATGGGTCACAAGGGGAACTGGGAATGGGCAGGCAATTCGTTCAGTATTCTGCTCAAACAACAACTGTATGTCATTTACCATCCGCTGTCCAACAAGGGTATGGATGCCCTGATGTACAAAATGCGGACCCGCTTTGGCACTAAACTGTATGCCATGCAGGATACTTTCCGGGAGATGGTGAAGAACAGGAAAGAGATCAATGCCACCGCATTCATTGCGGATCAGTCACCTCAGCCGGCTACGGCTCACTGGACAAGGTTCCTGAACCAGGATACACCGGTGTTTAAAGGCACTGAAAAGATCGCGCAGAAAATGAATTACCCCATTGTATACGTGGCCGTGAACAAGGTGAAGAGGGGTTATTATTCCGTAGAAGCTTCTATGCTCATCGACGAACCAACCAAACTGGGAGAAGGTGAGATCACAGATATTCATACACAACAACTGGAGCGGGATATTATCGCCCAGCCATCTACCTGGCTTTGGTCTCACAGGAGGTGGAAACACAAACGCCAACCACAACCGCAGGAAGAAGCGGTAGCAAGCATATAATTTCGATTTACACTACAACGTTAAAATTAAAACAACTTATGCGCGAAGGGAAAGACCTTATCCTGGCAACGAAACCATTTGCCAACGAAATCAGGTCCAGGAGCTGGTTCCACCTCATTACAACTTTGGGGCTGCTGATACTCGCTTTGAGTGGCACGTTGGTATTGCCTTATTTTTTAGCGAGACTGGCTGCCAGTATTTTTGCAGGATTAGTGATTGTGCGGACTTTCGTTATCTATCATGATCATCAGCACCATACCATATTACATCATTCAAAACTGGCGGATGCCATTATGACCGTTTTCGGCATTTACATCCTGGCGCCTACCAGTATCTGGAAGAGATCTCATGACTATCATCATAAACATAATTCCAAATTGTTCAGTGCCAGCATAGGTTCCTACCCTATTGCCACCAGGCAGAAGTTTGAGCAGATGAGCCGTAAGGAAAGAAGGTCTTACCTCTTTACCAGGCATCCGCTCACGATCCTGGCAGGATACCTCTCTATGTTTATGATCGGCATGTGCCTGCAATCATTTTTGAGCAGTCCGAAGAAGCACCTGGATAGTTTACTGGCCCTGGTGCTACATTTTTGTGGTAGTGCTGCGGTGATCTATTTCCTGGGCTGGCAGGCATGGGCACTGTTTATCCTGATCCCTTTTTCTATTTCCTGTTGTATGGGGGCTTACCTGTTTTATGCGCAGCATAATTTCCCGGGTGTGACTTTCAACGACAATGAGGATTGGTGTTATCACGAGGCGGCTTTGTTGTCTTCCAGTTTTATGATGATGTCACCGTTTATGAACTGGGTAACGGCGAATATCGGCTATCATCATATCCATCATCTGAATGCGCGTATTCCGTTTTATCGCTTGCCGCAGGCAATGGCGGAGATCCCGGAATTGCAGGATGCGAAGACCACCAGTCTGCGGATCAGGGAGGTTATTGCCTGTTTAAGGCTGAAGATCTGGGATCCCCAGCTAAAGCGCATGATCACCCTGCGCGAGGCCGCAGCGCTGAAAGCACCTGCATATAAAGTGGCTGGCCCGCAACCTTTAGGTTTTTCTTAACATTTATAATTATGGAAAAAGGATTTTCTGCGAATCATGGTAGAAAATCCTTTTTCCATGAGTCCGAAGTACCTTATCCCCGTTGGCACTTTTTTCTGTGCTTTGATATTAATGGGCGCTGTAAATAAACGTGCCGATGTTGTTCCCCCTCCTTCCAATATCGATTCTCCTTACACTATTGCAGATTCTCCTCATTCCCAGGCAAAGATCCAGGTAGTTTTTGCATTGGATGCTACCGGCAGTATGTCTGGTTTGATTGGCGCTGCCAAGGAGAAAATATGGTCTATTGCGGGTAGTCTTGCACAGGCAGATCCTGCACCGGCTATTGAGATTGGGTTGATCTTTTACCGTGACAGGGGGGATCAGTTTATTACGAGAAGGGTGGCATTGTCAGGCGATATGGATGATGTGTATGAGCAGCTGATGCAGATGACGGCAGATGGTGGAGGTGATAGTCCGGAGAGTGTGAACCAGGCCTTGAATGAGGCAATCACGCGGTTTAAATGGGATACGGCGGCGAGTACATATAAGACGGTG
This window of the Chitinophaga sancti genome carries:
- a CDS encoding NAD(P)-dependent alcohol dehydrogenase, which translates into the protein MIAAKGYAALQTGTVLSPWTFERRALTSHDVLIEILYCGVCHTDLHMIRNDWFPGIFPMVPGHEIVGRVIEAGAHVTKFKVGDLGGVGVMVDACMECEDCRNDQEQFCQVSPVQTYGNLQKDGTPAYGGYSNLIVVREEFVHHIADTLPLEGVAPLLCAGITTYSPLRNWQVGKGHKVAVVGLGGLGHMAVKFAVAFGAEVTVLSTSARKKEAALKLGAHHFVVTTDEEQFKSVQRSFHFMIDTVAADHDINPYIAALKTNGVYINVGMPAKPWSIPSFSLAAGNKVVAGSGAGGLAQTQEMLDFCAEHNIVSDVEVIKIQEIHTAMERLEKGDVLYRFVIDMSSL
- a CDS encoding YdeI/OmpD-associated family protein, which codes for MEAVTFCPANRQEWRQWLQENHENAASVWLVYYKKKANRATLSWSEAVDEALCFGWIDSTARPIDEEKFMQFFTKRKAGSAWSKINKEKVKRLTAAGLMMPAGRKCIALARKNGSWSILDEVEALKIPDDLEKAFKARRGSKAYFTGLSRSVQKTYLQKLVLAKRPETRLKRIQEIVNLGE
- a CDS encoding lysophospholipid acyltransferase family protein translates to MSFSYYLLQLVAYGVARLPFRVLYLLSDVMYVLLYYVLSYRKKVVMTNLRTSFPEKSEKELKRICKDFYHYLCDMFLETFKTLTISREDMVKRCEFTPATIALFNQLAEDGKSVILVMGHKGNWEWAGNSFSILLKQQLYVIYHPLSNKGMDALMYKMRTRFGTKLYAMQDTFREMVKNRKEINATAFIADQSPQPATAHWTRFLNQDTPVFKGTEKIAQKMNYPIVYVAVNKVKRGYYSVEASMLIDEPTKLGEGEITDIHTQQLERDIIAQPSTWLWSHRRWKHKRQPQPQEEAVASI
- a CDS encoding fatty acid desaturase family protein: MREGKDLILATKPFANEIRSRSWFHLITTLGLLILALSGTLVLPYFLARLAASIFAGLVIVRTFVIYHDHQHHTILHHSKLADAIMTVFGIYILAPTSIWKRSHDYHHKHNSKLFSASIGSYPIATRQKFEQMSRKERRSYLFTRHPLTILAGYLSMFMIGMCLQSFLSSPKKHLDSLLALVLHFCGSAAVIYFLGWQAWALFILIPFSISCCMGAYLFYAQHNFPGVTFNDNEDWCYHEAALLSSSFMMMSPFMNWVTANIGYHHIHHLNARIPFYRLPQAMAEIPELQDAKTTSLRIREVIACLRLKIWDPQLKRMITLREAAALKAPAYKVAGPQPLGFS